A window from Vulcanimicrobium alpinum encodes these proteins:
- a CDS encoding glycosyltransferase, whose amino-acid sequence MHLRWDGVWQRPHHLLSRIARRVPVVVVEEPFAAHEDRDEILRDGGVTVVRPRRRRGWSPPLVDDDAIATARAVAGAGTAGVWLYTPMMRALADAFDAAPLVYDVMDELAQFDFAPAGMAEHDRDVLARADLVFCGGRSLYAKRAALGAKARCEPSGVEFERFSADVAPHPLAAGLRGPVFGYVGVIDERIDVALIDALAEAFPDGHVLLVGPVVKLDPARLPRRPNVHLTGGVAYDGLPSWLAGFDVALMPFARNRATEFISPTKTLEYFAARTPVVSTAIADVAAEFADAVFLADDALGFVAAARAALRGDGERVARGVAHAQARTWNAIEARMWDAIEAL is encoded by the coding sequence TTGCATCTGCGGTGGGACGGCGTGTGGCAGCGGCCGCATCATCTGCTCTCGCGGATCGCACGGCGCGTCCCCGTCGTCGTCGTCGAGGAACCGTTCGCGGCGCACGAAGACCGCGACGAGATCCTGCGCGACGGTGGCGTGACCGTCGTGCGTCCGCGGCGCCGGCGGGGCTGGTCGCCGCCGCTGGTCGACGACGACGCGATCGCGACGGCGCGCGCCGTCGCCGGCGCCGGGACGGCCGGGGTGTGGCTCTACACGCCGATGATGCGCGCGCTCGCCGATGCGTTCGACGCCGCGCCGCTCGTCTACGACGTGATGGACGAACTCGCGCAGTTCGACTTCGCGCCGGCCGGGATGGCCGAGCACGACCGTGATGTCCTCGCGCGCGCCGATCTGGTCTTCTGCGGCGGACGTTCGCTTTACGCGAAGCGCGCTGCACTGGGCGCGAAGGCGCGCTGCGAGCCGAGCGGCGTCGAATTCGAGCGCTTCAGCGCCGACGTCGCGCCGCATCCGCTCGCGGCGGGGCTGCGAGGACCGGTCTTCGGCTACGTCGGCGTGATCGACGAACGCATCGACGTCGCGCTAATCGATGCGCTCGCCGAGGCGTTCCCCGACGGGCACGTGCTGCTCGTCGGTCCGGTCGTGAAGCTCGATCCGGCGCGCCTGCCGCGCCGGCCCAACGTCCATCTCACCGGCGGGGTCGCGTACGACGGTCTGCCCTCGTGGCTCGCCGGCTTCGACGTCGCACTGATGCCGTTCGCGCGCAACCGCGCCACCGAGTTCATCTCGCCGACGAAGACGCTCGAATACTTCGCCGCGCGCACGCCGGTGGTGTCGACGGCGATCGCCGACGTCGCCGCGGAGTTTGCGGACGCGGTCTTCCTGGCGGACGACGCGCTGGGGTTCGTGGCGGCGGCGCGTGCGGCGCTTCGCGGCGACGGCGAGCGCGTCGCGCGCGGGGTCGCGCACGCGCAGGCGCGCACGTGGAACGCGATCGAAGCGCGGATGTGGGATGCGATCGAAGCGCTCTGA
- a CDS encoding DUF4139 domain-containing protein, translating to MRSALSLALSLAAALAASAGAEPGEHVSTLADQRGVGLTIYNTDLALVRDRRRLDLPKGESRLALRDVSAQIQPETALLQTLGSPERLSVIEQNFDFDLLSPQKLLQKYVGRDVDVVHVDPRAGARRTERARVLATNDGVVLRYPDRIETSIDGHLAFPSLPADLRDRPTLVSEVENARDGTQDVELTYLTGGLTWKADYTALLNANDTALDLRGLITLRNTSGTTYTGANVQLVAGNVNVVRSELQSAPKNLAVIGNAAARPSEQSLFEYHLYTLPRKTTVADNQTKQVELLTAPAVAVTKTLELRGAPYYYRSQAPDLGARLPVGTYVSFVNNGAGLAVPLPQGAVRVYKRDLSGTAQFVGSDTIEHTPKGETIRLHLGDAFDVTARKKQTEWRVLEPAGTYESAYEIVLRNAKTAPETVLVVEPIGGEWTILESSAPYKKSSSSTASWAIRVPAGGAATLTYRVRVRY from the coding sequence ATGCGTAGCGCTCTCAGCCTCGCGCTTTCGCTCGCCGCCGCGCTCGCCGCGAGCGCCGGCGCCGAACCCGGCGAACACGTCAGCACCCTCGCCGATCAGCGCGGCGTGGGGCTCACCATCTACAACACCGATCTCGCGCTGGTGCGCGACCGGCGCCGGCTCGATCTCCCGAAAGGCGAATCGCGGCTCGCGCTGCGCGACGTGAGCGCGCAGATTCAGCCGGAGACGGCGCTCCTGCAGACCCTCGGATCACCGGAACGGCTCAGCGTGATCGAGCAGAACTTCGACTTCGATCTGCTCTCGCCGCAGAAGCTGCTGCAGAAGTACGTCGGGCGCGACGTCGACGTCGTGCACGTCGATCCGCGGGCCGGCGCGCGGCGCACCGAACGCGCGCGCGTCCTCGCGACGAACGACGGCGTCGTCCTGCGCTACCCCGACCGCATCGAGACCTCGATCGACGGACACCTCGCGTTTCCGTCGCTCCCCGCCGACCTGCGCGACCGGCCGACGCTGGTGAGCGAGGTCGAGAACGCGCGCGACGGGACGCAGGACGTCGAATTGACCTATCTCACCGGCGGACTGACCTGGAAAGCCGACTACACCGCACTGCTCAACGCGAACGACACCGCGCTCGATCTGCGCGGGCTCATCACCTTGCGCAACACCAGCGGCACGACCTACACGGGCGCCAACGTCCAGCTCGTCGCCGGGAACGTCAACGTCGTGCGTTCGGAACTGCAGAGCGCCCCGAAGAATCTCGCCGTCATCGGCAACGCCGCCGCGCGCCCGTCGGAACAGAGCCTCTTCGAGTACCACCTCTACACGCTGCCGCGCAAGACGACCGTCGCCGACAATCAAACGAAACAGGTCGAACTGCTGACGGCGCCCGCCGTCGCCGTCACGAAAACGCTGGAACTGCGAGGCGCGCCCTATTACTATCGGTCGCAGGCGCCGGACCTGGGGGCGCGGCTTCCGGTCGGGACGTATGTCTCGTTCGTCAACAACGGTGCCGGCCTCGCCGTCCCGCTTCCGCAAGGCGCGGTGCGGGTCTACAAGCGCGACCTCTCCGGCACCGCGCAGTTCGTCGGGAGCGATACGATCGAGCACACGCCCAAAGGCGAGACGATCCGCCTCCACCTCGGCGACGCCTTCGACGTGACGGCGCGCAAAAAGCAGACCGAGTGGCGAGTGCTCGAGCCCGCGGGGACGTACGAGAGCGCCTACGAGATCGTCCTGCGCAACGCGAAGACCGCCCCCGAAACGGTCCTCGTCGTCGAGCCGATCGGCGGCGAATGGACGATTCTCGAATCGTCCGCGCCGTACAAGAAGTCGTCGTCGTCGACGGCGTCGTGGGCGATTCGCGTCCCGGCGGGCGGCGCCGCGACCCTCACCTATCGCGTGCGCGTCCGCTACTGA
- a CDS encoding MFS transporter — MPADGVRLGLAANARQFWLLVVVNAFVGAMVGMERDVLPLVGTRLFGLTSETAVLSFIVTFGITKALANLYAGHAADRVGRKPLLVAGWLIAIPVPFLLMFAPSWNGIVFANVLLGINQGLCWSMTVVMKIDLVGPRRRGLAMGLNEFAGYLAVGVAAYASGIIAAAYGLRPWPFALGIVSIAAALLISVCFVRETHGHARVEAAQRDACDARPSFGALFARVSWRDRTLSAISQAGLVNNLNDGLAWGLLPLHFAAAGLALERIALLAAVYPATWGLCQLATGALSDRMGRKGMIVGGMWSQAVAIALFLTPANFAAWFAAAVLLGVGTAMVYPTLLAAIGDVVDPLVRASSVGVYRLWRDSGYAFGALLAGAVAQTLGHNAAIAIVATITFLSGAIVAMRMRETCPSA; from the coding sequence GTGCCGGCTGACGGCGTGCGGCTCGGGCTGGCCGCGAACGCGCGGCAATTCTGGCTGCTCGTCGTGGTGAACGCGTTCGTGGGAGCGATGGTCGGGATGGAGCGCGACGTGCTGCCGCTCGTTGGAACGCGCCTCTTCGGACTTACCTCGGAGACTGCGGTGCTCTCGTTTATCGTCACGTTCGGCATCACCAAAGCCCTCGCAAACCTCTACGCCGGTCATGCGGCCGACCGCGTCGGCCGCAAACCGCTGCTCGTCGCGGGCTGGCTGATCGCAATCCCGGTGCCGTTTCTCCTCATGTTCGCGCCGTCGTGGAACGGAATCGTCTTCGCAAACGTGCTTCTCGGGATCAACCAGGGCCTGTGCTGGTCGATGACGGTCGTGATGAAGATCGACCTCGTCGGCCCGCGCCGGCGCGGGCTGGCGATGGGACTCAATGAATTCGCGGGCTATCTCGCCGTCGGCGTTGCAGCGTACGCCTCGGGCATTATCGCCGCCGCGTACGGGTTGCGGCCGTGGCCGTTCGCGCTCGGGATCGTTTCGATCGCCGCGGCGCTCCTGATCTCGGTCTGCTTCGTGCGCGAGACGCACGGTCACGCGCGCGTCGAGGCGGCGCAGCGCGACGCCTGCGATGCCCGGCCGTCGTTCGGCGCGCTGTTTGCACGCGTCTCGTGGCGCGATCGCACGCTTTCGGCGATCAGCCAGGCCGGGCTCGTCAACAACCTCAACGACGGTCTTGCGTGGGGGCTGCTCCCGCTGCACTTCGCCGCGGCCGGGCTCGCGCTCGAACGCATCGCTCTGCTTGCCGCCGTCTATCCGGCGACATGGGGGTTGTGTCAGTTGGCAACGGGTGCGCTCTCCGATCGCATGGGACGCAAAGGGATGATCGTCGGGGGGATGTGGAGCCAAGCCGTGGCGATCGCCCTCTTTCTCACGCCCGCGAACTTCGCCGCATGGTTCGCGGCTGCCGTACTGCTCGGCGTCGGCACGGCGATGGTGTATCCTACGCTGCTGGCCGCGATCGGCGACGTCGTCGACCCGCTCGTGCGCGCGTCGTCGGTCGGCGTCTACCGGCTCTGGCGCGACTCCGGCTACGCCTTCGGCGCGCTGCTCGCAGGCGCCGTCGCCCAGACGCTCGGTCACAACGCCGCGATCGCCATCGTCGCGACGATCACGTTCCTGTCGGGCGCGATCGTCGCCATGCGCATGCGCGAAACGTGCCCCTCCGCCTGA
- a CDS encoding DUF2461 domain-containing protein, whose amino-acid sequence MRSKRSDDPLDVARTFRFLRGLKRNNDRTWFHAHRADWHGHVRHAWEDLVTMLVLAGARSDDRLAHVDPRACLFRLANDTRFHTGRDPYKTWLSAWLSPGGKNGAYAGYYLHVAPGRVHFSAGIYVPEKPALHALRSTFAEDGADARAFDRILRSAAIRPYLPLDTEPLRITPRGFPKTHPRLPLIRARNYLLRRDVTDAEFTERGARAVFHDAMRATAPFVRWLDTHARAEERTAADRDDEFE is encoded by the coding sequence ATGCGATCGAAGCGCTCTGACGATCCGCTCGACGTCGCGCGCACGTTCCGCTTCCTGCGCGGGCTCAAGCGGAACAACGACCGCACCTGGTTTCACGCCCACCGCGCCGACTGGCACGGCCACGTCCGTCACGCCTGGGAAGACCTCGTGACGATGCTGGTGCTCGCCGGCGCGCGCTCCGACGACCGGCTTGCGCACGTCGATCCGCGCGCGTGCCTGTTCCGGCTCGCGAACGACACGCGCTTTCATACCGGCCGCGATCCGTACAAGACGTGGCTCTCGGCGTGGCTCTCGCCGGGCGGGAAGAACGGCGCGTACGCGGGCTACTATCTGCACGTCGCGCCGGGAAGGGTCCACTTCAGCGCGGGGATCTACGTCCCCGAGAAGCCGGCGCTGCACGCGCTGCGCTCGACGTTCGCCGAGGACGGTGCGGACGCGCGCGCGTTCGACCGCATCCTGCGCAGCGCGGCGATCCGTCCGTACCTTCCGCTCGACACGGAACCGCTGCGGATCACCCCGCGCGGCTTCCCCAAGACGCACCCGCGCCTGCCGCTGATCCGCGCGCGCAACTACCTCCTGCGCCGCGACGTCACCGACGCCGAGTTCACCGAGCGCGGAGCCCGCGCCGTCTTCCACGACGCGATGCGCGCGACCGCGCCGTTCGTCCGCTGGCTCGACACCCACGCTCGCGCTGAAGAACGCACGGCCGCCGACCGGGACGACGAATTCGAATAG
- a CDS encoding haloalkane dehalogenase, whose amino-acid sequence MTRRTAARLIAASTAAVAAVRPFHAEAAPSKTISPVDPHPRKRVTVLDASMSYVEVGSGDPIVLLHGNPTWSYLWRNVISGLHGTGRLLAPDLVGMGQSSPSPQRRYQVVDHARYLDAWFDAVGATKNVTLVLHDWGSALGFHRAARFPDQVRAIAHMEAIIQDRTWAEFGPFEQTFRTLRSPKGEELVLDHDFFVEQVLPHAVLRKLGPDELEHYRAPFRTRASRWPTLIFPREIPVEGQPADVAAIVANSKRYLSAATIPKTFINVVPGTISESARAAARRFPNTKEVTVKGIHYVQEDSPAQIADAVRDLLTRA is encoded by the coding sequence ATGACCCGTCGCACCGCCGCGCGCCTGATCGCGGCGAGTACCGCCGCCGTCGCGGCGGTGCGGCCGTTCCACGCCGAAGCCGCCCCCTCGAAAACGATCAGCCCCGTCGATCCGCATCCGCGCAAACGCGTCACGGTCCTCGACGCTTCTATGAGTTACGTCGAGGTCGGCAGCGGCGATCCGATCGTGCTGTTGCACGGGAACCCGACGTGGTCGTATCTGTGGCGCAACGTCATCAGCGGCTTGCACGGGACGGGCCGGCTGCTCGCGCCCGATCTCGTCGGGATGGGGCAATCGAGTCCCTCGCCGCAACGCCGGTACCAGGTCGTCGATCACGCGCGGTATCTGGACGCGTGGTTCGATGCAGTCGGGGCGACGAAGAACGTCACGCTCGTGCTGCATGACTGGGGTTCGGCGCTGGGGTTTCACCGCGCCGCGCGGTTTCCCGATCAAGTCCGCGCGATCGCGCACATGGAGGCGATCATCCAGGATCGCACGTGGGCGGAATTCGGTCCGTTCGAACAGACGTTTCGGACGTTGCGCTCGCCGAAGGGCGAGGAACTCGTCCTCGACCACGACTTCTTCGTCGAGCAGGTGCTTCCGCACGCCGTCCTGCGCAAGCTAGGCCCGGACGAGCTCGAACACTATCGAGCTCCCTTCCGCACGCGCGCGTCGCGCTGGCCGACGCTGATCTTCCCACGCGAGATCCCCGTTGAGGGGCAGCCGGCCGACGTGGCGGCGATCGTCGCAAACAGTAAGCGCTATCTTTCGGCGGCGACGATTCCGAAGACGTTCATCAACGTCGTTCCGGGCACGATCTCGGAGTCCGCTCGGGCCGCTGCGCGCAGGTTTCCCAACACCAAGGAAGTCACGGTCAAGGGCATCCACTACGTTCAGGAGGACTCCCCCGCGCAGATCGCCGATGCGGTGCGCGACCTGCTGACGCGCGCGTAG
- a CDS encoding metalloregulator ArsR/SmtB family transcription factor — translation MARAAEARRKRQFKDAVYAAAARVPAALANRHRLELLDLLSQRPRAVADVAAEAGITIANASQHLQVLARCGLVAVERRGTYAFYRAAGPPVFRLLAEIRAIASSIDARVADAERAYLGSREPCIPTYGEACGALDDPRTILLDARPREEYEAAHLPGAISAPLDALRSGTIGLTRSRRYVVYCRGPYCVFADDAVLLLRERGFDATRLALGPAEWVAAGGEVQRAG, via the coding sequence ATGGCACGAGCGGCCGAAGCGCGGCGCAAACGGCAGTTCAAGGACGCGGTGTACGCCGCAGCGGCGCGCGTCCCGGCGGCGCTCGCCAACCGTCATCGTCTCGAACTCCTCGATTTGCTCTCCCAGCGGCCGCGCGCCGTCGCCGACGTCGCGGCCGAGGCAGGGATCACGATCGCCAACGCCTCCCAGCATCTGCAGGTCCTGGCGCGCTGCGGGCTGGTTGCGGTCGAACGGCGCGGCACGTATGCCTTCTATCGCGCGGCGGGACCGCCGGTCTTCCGACTGCTCGCCGAGATCCGCGCGATCGCCTCGTCGATCGACGCGCGCGTCGCCGACGCGGAGCGCGCGTATCTGGGTTCGCGCGAGCCGTGCATCCCGACGTACGGCGAGGCGTGCGGCGCCCTCGACGACCCGCGAACGATCCTCCTCGATGCGCGTCCGCGCGAAGAATACGAGGCCGCGCACCTGCCCGGGGCGATCAGCGCACCGCTCGATGCCTTGCGATCGGGAACGATCGGGTTGACGCGTTCAAGGCGGTACGTCGTCTATTGCCGCGGTCCGTACTGCGTCTTCGCCGACGACGCGGTCCTGCTGCTGCGCGAACGCGGCTTCGACGCTACTCGCCTTGCACTCGGACCTGCGGAATGGGTCGCCGCCGGCGGTGAGGTCCAGCGTGCCGGCTGA
- a CDS encoding M48 family metallopeptidase, with protein MTAKTVRLGLLGAAAGLGFGYTAVRAVQALRDQRTPYPLLPERDPQRYGRVRRALSLAAIGREAAGLAVTAFAIGDPLDRALQPLPRPLRAPAFALTVAAIDAVHGLAVEYVDGFVIERIYGNSDQTARAWFADRIKATALGAGVTAVLVALFDALVVRAPRSWPWLTIAATPPLLAVATVIVPTFVMPLFNRYEPVTGELETAIRALADRYGVGNASILRFDMSRQTKKANAFVTGVLGTERIALGDTLIDAFADDETLFVVAHELGHYVRRDPWLGIALSTGAVAVTILGANALLRRTTGRGLDGPAQGARLAFYAALLQFAFGPLANATSRGMEARADRFALAATGDYDAGIRAFRRLAEQNLAELEPPRWAELLFASHPSLASRIRALSR; from the coding sequence ATGACGGCGAAGACCGTGCGGCTCGGCCTCCTGGGCGCTGCCGCGGGGCTCGGTTTCGGCTACACGGCGGTGCGCGCGGTGCAGGCGCTGCGGGATCAGCGTACGCCCTATCCGCTGCTTCCCGAGCGCGACCCGCAACGGTACGGGCGCGTCCGCCGCGCGCTCTCGCTGGCCGCGATCGGCCGCGAAGCCGCCGGGCTCGCCGTCACCGCGTTCGCGATCGGCGATCCGCTCGACCGCGCGCTGCAGCCGTTACCGCGGCCGCTGCGCGCACCCGCGTTCGCGCTGACGGTGGCGGCGATCGACGCCGTGCACGGTCTCGCGGTCGAGTACGTCGACGGCTTCGTGATCGAGCGGATCTACGGCAACTCCGATCAGACGGCACGCGCCTGGTTTGCCGATCGCATCAAGGCGACGGCGCTCGGCGCAGGGGTCACCGCGGTGCTCGTCGCGCTCTTCGACGCGCTCGTCGTACGCGCGCCGCGCAGTTGGCCGTGGCTGACGATCGCCGCGACGCCGCCGCTGCTCGCGGTCGCGACCGTCATCGTGCCGACGTTCGTGATGCCGCTTTTCAACCGCTACGAACCGGTCACCGGCGAACTCGAAACGGCGATCCGCGCGCTCGCCGACCGCTACGGCGTCGGCAACGCGTCGATCCTGCGTTTCGACATGAGCCGTCAGACGAAGAAAGCCAACGCCTTCGTTACCGGCGTGCTCGGCACCGAGCGCATCGCGCTGGGCGACACGCTGATCGATGCGTTCGCCGACGACGAGACGCTCTTCGTCGTCGCGCACGAACTCGGTCACTACGTGCGCCGCGATCCGTGGCTGGGGATCGCGCTCTCAACGGGCGCGGTCGCCGTCACGATCCTGGGCGCGAACGCCCTGCTGCGCCGCACGACCGGCCGCGGCCTCGACGGGCCGGCGCAGGGAGCGCGGCTCGCGTTTTATGCGGCGCTGCTGCAGTTCGCATTCGGACCGCTCGCGAACGCGACATCGCGCGGGATGGAAGCGCGCGCGGACCGCTTCGCGCTCGCCGCCACGGGCGACTACGACGCGGGGATCCGCGCGTTCCGCCGCCTCGCCGAACAGAACCTCGCCGAACTCGAACCGCCGCGCTGGGCCGAACTCCTCTTCGCCTCGCACCCCTCCCTCGCCTCACGCATCCGCGCCCTGTCACGCTGA